One window from the genome of Osmerus mordax isolate fOsmMor3 chromosome 19, fOsmMor3.pri, whole genome shotgun sequence encodes:
- the spag7 gene encoding sperm-associated antigen 7 homolog, which yields MADLLGSILSSMEKPPTVGDQESRRKAREQAARLKKMQEDEKKKKAEFRKKMEKEVSNFIQDSAQQKRKYNPMGKIERSILHDVAEVAGLTSFSFGEDEESRYVMLFKKEFAPSDEELEAYRKGEEWDPKVAEQRRRLKERAALEEAAASKSEKRAASPSSNYRDKYSHLIGTSSAKDAAHTLEANQAYGCVPVANKRDTRSIEEAMNEIRAKKRQKKGEEDTGASSTS from the exons ATGGCAGACCTTCTGGGCTCAATCTTGAGCTCGATGGAAAAACCTCCAACAGTCGGCGACCAGGAAAGCCGACGAAAGGCCAGAG AACAAGCTGCACGCCTCAAGAAGATGCAGGAGgatgagaagaaaaagaaagcagAGTTCAGAAAAAAG ATGGAGAAAGAAGTGTCAAACTTCATTCAAGACAGTGCCCAACAGAAGAGGAAGTACAATCCTATGGGGAAGATTGAAAGGAGTATATT gcatGACGTTGCAGAAGTGGCCGGTCTGACATCCTTCTCCTTCGGCGAGGATGAAGAGAGTAGATACGTCATGCTTTTCAAGAAG GAGTTTGCGCCCTCTGATGAGGAGCTGGAGGCCTACCgtaaaggagaggagtgggacccCAAGGTGGCCGAGCAGAGACGCAGGCTCAAA GAACGGGCTGCTTTGGAGGAGGCGGCAGCCAGCAAGTCAGAGAAGCGAGCAGCTTCTCCCAGCTCCAATTACCGTGACAAGTACAGCCATCTCATCGGCACCTCTTCTGCTAAGGACgccgcacacacactggaggcCAACCAAGCTTACGGCTGTG tGCCTGTCGCTAACAAGAGAGACACCCGCTCCATAGAGGAAGCCATGAACGAGATCCGGGCCAAGAAGAGGCagaagaaaggggaggaggacacAGGAGCAAGCAGCactagttag
- the chrdl2 gene encoding chordin-like protein 2: MRQILLLICFSWLADCGAELRTREAASGVVCSFKEKTYRPGDSWHPYLEPFGFMFCMRCACTETGHVKCNTIKCPALRCENPVTDAKQCCPRCTDEPRIPAGLRAPVKSCRYNGSIYQPGETFTKLDLFPSRQTNHCVMCTCSNGNIFCALKSCQPLTCSSPVSIPDTCCLVCKDGGMSGFSTAEDGGQQLNRGVRHSVDQCAAEQLRERSVRGTPSTARATPRGLSLAKLHLKGGSETTVKIVLQKKHLRACLYSGKTYSHGDVWHPVLGKVLECILCTCRDGLQDCKRITCPGQYPCDHPMKTEGKCCKICPELRPENRTDCYHGHGSNTLLVYKVEPSSKVHPEDIVRIIAIERQGTAEVEVQVWKAVGGVLQMIETAETQRKDVMDHPENYTLLTTLTEETWRTFKDEGNKQSEFPQTIICEEGIKEVVKFLNPEQLDSICSI; the protein is encoded by the exons ATGAGGCAAATTCTCCTATTAATTTGCTTCAGTTGGCTTGCTGATTGTGGTGCGGAACTTCGTACACGTGAAG CAGCGTCCGGAGTTGTCTGCTCTTTTAAAGAAAAAACATACCGACCCGGAGACAGCTGGCATCCCTATCTGGAACCTTTTGGATTCATGTTCTGTATGCGCTGTGCTTGCACTGAG acaGGCCATGTGAAATGTAACACAATAAAGTGCCCTGCTCTTCGGTGTGAGAATCCTGTGACTGATGCCAAGCAGTGTTGCCCTCGTTGCACAG ACGAGCCTAGGATTCCTGCAGGATTGAGAGCCCCAGTGAAGTCCTGCAGATATAATGGGAGTATTTACCAACCAGGGGAAACCTTTACCAAACTTGACCTCTTCCCATCCAGACAGACTAATCATTGTGTCATGTGCACATGCTCT AATGGAAACATCTTCTGTGCTTTAAAAAGCTGCCAACCGTTGACCTGTTCCTCGCCAGTGTCCATTCCAGATACATGCTGCCTGGTTTGCAAAG ATGGCGGCATGAGTGGGTTTTCTACAGCTGAAGATGGAGGACAGCAGTTGAACCGAGGAGTT AGACATTCAGTGGATCAGTGTGCTGCAGAGCAGCTCCGAGAGCGGTCTGTCAGGGGGACTCCGTCCACAGCCAGGGCCACCCCCAGAGGCCTGAGCCTGGCCAAGCTGCACCTCAAAGGGGGCTCAGAGACCACAGTCAAGATCGTCCTCCAGAAGAAGCACCTCAGAG CTTGTTTATACAGCGGCAAGACATATTCCCATGGGGATGTGTGGCACCCGGTGCTGGGGAAGGTTCTAGAGTGCATCCTGTGCACCTGCAGAGATGGCCTTCAGGACTGCAAACGGATCACATGTCCTGGCCAGTATCCATGCGATCATCCCATGAAAACAGAGGGAAAGTGCTGTAAGATTTGTCCAG AACTGAGACCAGAGAACAGGACGGACTGCTATCATGGGCACGGCAGTAACACCCTCTTGGTGTACAAAGTGGAGCCATCCTCCAAAGTTCACCCAGAGGACATAGTTAGAATAATTGCTATTGAAAGACAAGGGACTGCTGAAGTCGAAGTGCAAGTGTGGAAAGCCGTAGGAG GTGTTTTGCAGATGATAGAAACTGCAGAGACTCAGAGGAAAGACGTTATGGATCATCCTGAAAACTACACACTATTGACAACACTCACTGAAG AGACCTGGAGGACTTTTAAGGATGAAGGAAATAAGCAGAGTGAATTTCCTCAGACCATCATCTGTGAAGAAGGCATAAAGGAGGTAGTCAAGTTCTTAAACCCAGAACAGCTGGACTCAATTTGCTCAATTTAA